Part of the Rhizobium sp. WYJ-E13 genome is shown below.
CGGCGGCTTCCTGCTCACCATCGCTTTCGGCCGCCTCTTCCTGTTTGCCTATTGGCGTCCGTCCCCGCTGCCACTCCCGCCAGTGCGGACCGGCTGGACGGTTGGCCTGCCGCTTGCGGCATTGACGATCCTCGTCATCGGCTTCGGCGTCCTGCCGGAGCAATTGCTGCAGTTCGCCCGATCGGCGGCCGACGGGCTTGCCGATCCCTCCGCCTATATCTTCTCCGTCTTTCCGGAAGGGGCCATGCGATGATCGTCCTGTTCCTGAGCTTGCCGCTCGCCATTGCCTGGGTCGCCGTGACAGGCAGCGCCTCGCCGCACAATTTCGTCTTCGGCGTAGCCTTGTCGCTGCTGTCGCTTTCCGTCGTGCGCGAGGCCTTTGCCGACCGCTCGCCACCGCGCCGTGTCCGTCCGCTGCACATCCTCCTGCTTGCCGGCCTTTTCCTGAAGGAGCTGGCACTATCGGCCTGGCGGGTGGCGCTGACGGTGCTTTCGCCGCGCATGCAGCTTACTCCCGGCATTCTCGCATTCCCATTGACGGTGACGAGCGATTTCCAGATCACTCTGCTTGCCAACCTCATCACGCTCACGCCCGGCACACTCTCGGTCGATGTGTCAGCGGATCGGCGCACGCTCTATGTGCATGCGCTGGACTGTGCCGATCCGCTGGCGGTCAGACGCGATATCGCTGACGGATTCGAGCGCCGCATCATGGAGGCCTTCGGATGATAACGCCCGCCGCCATCGTTTCCGCCGCCGCCATCGCAGCGCTTGGCATCCTCTGTGTGGCGCTCTTTATAACGGTCTTGAGGGTCATTGCCGGTCCCAGCCTGCCGGATCGCATTCTTGCGCTCGACATGCTGACGGGCATCGCGATCGGCTTCATCGCCGTCGTCGCCGTGCGCACCGGCTTCTCGCTTTACATCGATATCGCCATTGCGCTCGGCCTCGTCGGCTTCCTGGCAACCGTCGCCTTTGCC
Proteins encoded:
- a CDS encoding Na+/H+ antiporter subunit E, giving the protein MIVLFLSLPLAIAWVAVTGSASPHNFVFGVALSLLSLSVVREAFADRSPPRRVRPLHILLLAGLFLKELALSAWRVALTVLSPRMQLTPGILAFPLTVTSDFQITLLANLITLTPGTLSVDVSADRRTLYVHALDCADPLAVRRDIADGFERRIMEAFG
- a CDS encoding cation:proton antiporter; protein product: MITPAAIVSAAAIAALGILCVALFITVLRVIAGPSLPDRILALDMLTGIAIGFIAVVAVRTGFSLYIDIAIALGLVGFLATVAFARFVLSRGDVGEAGPETRRRSE